One Pseudomonas sp. C27(2019) DNA window includes the following coding sequences:
- the rplL gene encoding 50S ribosomal protein L7/L12 — translation MALTNEDILNAVSEMSVMQIVELITAMEEKFGVTAAAATVAAAGPAAAAAEEQTEFTVMLLEAGEKKVNVIKAVRELTGLGLKEAKAVVDGAPGVVKEDVSKDDAEAAKKMLEEAGAKVELK, via the coding sequence ATGGCTCTTACTAACGAAGATATCCTTAACGCCGTTTCAGAAATGTCAGTAATGCAAATTGTTGAGCTGATCACTGCAATGGAAGAAAAATTTGGCGTGACTGCTGCTGCTGCTACTGTTGCTGCGGCTGGTCCTGCTGCTGCAGCTGCTGAAGAGCAAACTGAGTTCACCGTTATGCTGTTAGAAGCTGGCGAGAAGAAAGTTAACGTCATTAAAGCAGTTCGCGAGCTGACAGGCCTAGGTCTGAAAGAAGCTAAAGCAGTTGTTGATGGTGCGCCAGGTGTTGTTAAAGAAGACGTATCAAAAGATGATGCTGAAGCAGCCAAGAAAATGCTGGAAGAAGCAGGCGCTAAAGTCGAGCTTAAATAA
- the rplJ gene encoding 50S ribosomal protein L10 translates to MAIRLEDKKAIVAEVNEAAQAALSAVVVDARGVKVSAMTGLRKEAREAGVYVRVVRNTLLRRAVAGTQYEVLNDVFTGPTLIAFSNDHPGAAARIFKEFAKGQDKFEIKAAAFEGNLIAANQIDVLATLPTFDEAVSQLMSVIQGATSKLARTLAAVRDQKEAEAA, encoded by the coding sequence GTGGCAATTAGACTCGAAGACAAGAAAGCTATCGTCGCTGAAGTCAACGAGGCTGCCCAAGCTGCCCTTTCCGCTGTTGTGGTTGATGCCCGCGGCGTAAAAGTAAGCGCTATGACCGGACTCCGTAAAGAGGCTCGTGAAGCAGGTGTATATGTACGAGTAGTACGTAATACATTGCTACGACGCGCTGTTGCAGGAACTCAGTATGAAGTCCTCAACGATGTGTTCACTGGCCCGACCTTAATTGCTTTTTCTAATGATCATCCGGGCGCAGCTGCTCGTATTTTCAAAGAATTCGCTAAAGGTCAGGATAAGTTTGAGATCAAAGCAGCCGCTTTTGAAGGTAACTTGATTGCAGCCAACCAAATCGACGTATTGGCAACTTTGCCAACATTCGACGAGGCGGTTTCTCAGTTGATGAGTGTTATTCAGGGCGCGACCAGCAAGCTGGCTCGTACTTTGGCAGCAGTTCGCGACCAGAAAGAAGCAGAAGCAGCTTAA
- the rplA gene encoding 50S ribosomal protein L1 produces MAKLSKRQQAIAAKVQAGKQYSFEEAASLLSELSTIKFKESVDIAINLGVDPRKSDQVVRGATVMPNGTGKTVRVAVFAQGPAAEAALAAGADKVGMDDLAAEMKAGDLNYDVVIASPDAMRVVGQLGQVLGPRGLMPNPKVGTVTPDVATAVNNAKAGQARFRTDKNGIIHAAIGQIDFEPAKLKQNAEALLAELRRLKPSSSKGIYVKRVTLSSTMGPGLIIDQSSLDAVK; encoded by the coding sequence ATGGCTAAGCTTTCAAAACGTCAACAAGCTATTGCAGCTAAAGTGCAAGCTGGCAAGCAGTATTCATTTGAAGAAGCAGCAAGCTTGTTAAGCGAGCTGTCTACAATCAAGTTTAAAGAGTCAGTTGATATTGCGATTAACCTCGGTGTTGATCCGCGTAAGTCTGACCAAGTTGTTCGTGGTGCAACTGTGATGCCGAACGGTACCGGTAAAACTGTACGCGTTGCTGTATTTGCACAAGGCCCGGCCGCAGAAGCAGCTTTGGCAGCGGGTGCCGACAAAGTTGGTATGGATGATCTGGCTGCTGAAATGAAAGCCGGTGATTTGAACTACGATGTGGTTATTGCTTCTCCGGATGCTATGCGCGTTGTTGGTCAATTAGGTCAAGTGTTAGGCCCGCGCGGTCTAATGCCAAACCCAAAAGTTGGTACTGTGACGCCAGATGTTGCAACAGCAGTTAACAATGCTAAAGCAGGTCAAGCTCGCTTCCGTACTGACAAAAACGGCATCATCCATGCTGCTATTGGTCAAATTGATTTTGAGCCAGCAAAACTTAAGCAAAACGCTGAGGCGTTATTGGCTGAGTTGCGTCGCTTGAAGCCTTCTTCATCAAAAGGCATTTATGTTAAGCGTGTAACATTAAGCAGCACCATGGGCCCTGGTCTGATCATTGATCAGTCAAGCCTAGATGCTGTTAAGTAA
- the rplK gene encoding 50S ribosomal protein L11: protein MAKKIQAYIKLQVKAGQANPSPPVGPALGQHGVNIMEFCKAFNAKTQGVEPGLPTPVIITVYSDRSFTFETKSTPAAVLLKKAAGVSAGSARPNTQKVGTVTRAQLEEIAQVKDADLTAAGLDAAVRTIAGSARSMGLNVEGV from the coding sequence ATGGCTAAAAAGATTCAGGCTTATATTAAGCTGCAAGTAAAAGCAGGTCAGGCGAATCCGTCGCCGCCAGTTGGTCCAGCATTGGGTCAGCACGGTGTAAATATTATGGAGTTTTGTAAGGCGTTTAACGCAAAAACCCAAGGCGTAGAGCCAGGTCTGCCGACACCAGTAATCATTACTGTTTACAGCGATCGTAGCTTCACGTTTGAAACAAAAAGCACGCCAGCTGCCGTCTTATTGAAAAAAGCTGCTGGTGTGTCTGCTGGGTCAGCGCGTCCTAATACTCAGAAAGTGGGTACTGTGACACGTGCGCAGTTAGAAGAAATCGCACAAGTTAAAGATGCTGATTTAACAGCGGCTGGACTTGATGCTGCTGTTCGTACCATTGCTGGCTCCGCGCGCAGCATGGGCTTGAACGTGGAGGGCGTGTAA